The Juglans microcarpa x Juglans regia isolate MS1-56 chromosome 2S, Jm3101_v1.0, whole genome shotgun sequence genome has a window encoding:
- the LOC121252988 gene encoding UBX domain-containing protein 1-like isoform X1 → MPVEMAVPKVNNKMLEELEDMGFPKARAIRALHYSGNSSIEASVNWMIDHENDADIDQIPLIAVDIDVETPQPFHITELMKMKAQELRDRAHKMKEEEEEKKLERHRERERIRASKDLNEAKRTTEESERKRYLALRKAEKEEEKRARKKILQKLEQDKVERGFRVGLPSERPEALKPSMPILQGKKASLPVKSPTKVEHMRECLRSIKRSYLDDDARVRRAFQTLLIYVGNVAKHPDEEKFRKIRLGNPLFQDRVGNLRGGVEFLELCGFERMGGEFLYLPRDKVDEAILNTAGFELKSAATNPFFGLLSVQDKIVV, encoded by the exons ATGCCTGTAGAAATGGCTGTTCCAAAAGTAAACAACAAAATGCTTGAAGAACTTGAAGACATGGGATTTCCTAAAGCACGGGCAATACGAGCTCTTCATTATTCTG GTAATTCTAGCATAGAGGCATCTGTAAATTGGATGATTGATCATGAGAACGATGCAGATATTGACCAGATTCCCTTG ATAGCAGTGGACATTGATGTTGAGACTCCCCAACCATTCCATATCACAGAGCTAATGAAAATGAAGGCACAGGAACTAAG GGATCGAGCACACaagatgaaagaagaagaagaagaaaagaaattagaaagacATAGGGAGAGG GAGAGGATTCGAGCCAGTAAGGACCTCAATGAGGCAAAGCGAACTACagaagaaagtgaaagaaaacg CTATTTAGCCCTACGAAAAGCagaaaaggaggaggagaaaagAGCAAGGAAGAAAATTCTACAGAAACTAGAGCAGGATAAG GTAGAAAGAGGGTTTCGAGTAGGATTGCCATCGGAAAGGCCTGAAGCATTAAAACCTTCCATGCCTATTTTGCAGGGAAAAAAA GCCTCATTGCCTGTGAAGTCTCCTACAAAAGTAGAGCATATGAGGGAATGCTTAAGGTCAATTAAGCGCAGTTACCTG GATGATGATGCCAGAGTAAGGAGGGCATTTCAAACTCTTCTGATCTATGTTGGCAATGTCGCTAAACATCCTGATGAGGAAAAGTTCAGGAAGATACGACTTGGTAACCCATTATTCCAG GATAGGGTTGGGAATTTGAGAGGAGGTGTGGAATTTCTTGAGCTCTGTGGGTTTGAGAGAATGGGAGGCGAGTTCTTGTACCTTCCTCGTGATAAGGTTGATGAGGCAATACTTAACACAGCAGGGTTTGAATTGAAGTCTGCGGCGACCAACCCCTTCTTTGGACTTCTGAGTGTGCAAGACAAGATCGTAGTGTGA
- the LOC121252988 gene encoding UBX domain-containing protein 1-like isoform X2 has protein sequence MPVEMAVPKVNNKMLEELEDMGFPKARAIRALHYSGNSSIEASVNWMIDHENDADIDQIPLIAVDIDVETPQPFHITELMKMKAQELRDRAHKMKEEEEEKKLERHRERERIRASKDLNEAKRTTEESERKRYLALRKAEKEEEKRARKKILQKLEQDKVERGFRVGLPSERPEALKPSMPILQGKKASLPVKSPTKVEHMRECLRSIKRSYLDDDARVRRAFQTLLIYVGNVAKHPDEEKFRKIRLGNPLFQGWEFERRCGIS, from the exons ATGCCTGTAGAAATGGCTGTTCCAAAAGTAAACAACAAAATGCTTGAAGAACTTGAAGACATGGGATTTCCTAAAGCACGGGCAATACGAGCTCTTCATTATTCTG GTAATTCTAGCATAGAGGCATCTGTAAATTGGATGATTGATCATGAGAACGATGCAGATATTGACCAGATTCCCTTG ATAGCAGTGGACATTGATGTTGAGACTCCCCAACCATTCCATATCACAGAGCTAATGAAAATGAAGGCACAGGAACTAAG GGATCGAGCACACaagatgaaagaagaagaagaagaaaagaaattagaaagacATAGGGAGAGG GAGAGGATTCGAGCCAGTAAGGACCTCAATGAGGCAAAGCGAACTACagaagaaagtgaaagaaaacg CTATTTAGCCCTACGAAAAGCagaaaaggaggaggagaaaagAGCAAGGAAGAAAATTCTACAGAAACTAGAGCAGGATAAG GTAGAAAGAGGGTTTCGAGTAGGATTGCCATCGGAAAGGCCTGAAGCATTAAAACCTTCCATGCCTATTTTGCAGGGAAAAAAA GCCTCATTGCCTGTGAAGTCTCCTACAAAAGTAGAGCATATGAGGGAATGCTTAAGGTCAATTAAGCGCAGTTACCTG GATGATGATGCCAGAGTAAGGAGGGCATTTCAAACTCTTCTGATCTATGTTGGCAATGTCGCTAAACATCCTGATGAGGAAAAGTTCAGGAAGATACGACTTGGTAACCCATTATTCCAG GGTTGGGAATTTGAGAGGAGGTGTGGAATTTCTTGA